The genomic DNA CAAGTGTCCATTTTTTAGGTTGTCTGCGCTCTCCAAAGATGTGGggtcttgtttttttccctcagggACAAATCCAAGCCCACCTGCAAACACTGAAGGAAGACAGAGACAGGCTCCTGGGCTTTCGAGAGGCTGAAATGAGGAGAAACTGGGAGTATTTAGTAagtatctatttatttattttttttttgatcaggAATGGAGCCTGGATATCTCCTTTTGGTTTTAGATGAGATGCTGCATGGATTATCATCCTGCTGAGCATTGGGTCTCTCTCCATGTACTAAGCCAAATACTTCCTGACCCCTTTTCTCCCCCGggattttaggggaaaaaaatatagaaagcaGAATCTGGAGCCCCGAAAGGAGCTCAATTGCTGAATGCCAAGGAAATTCTGAGTGGGTTTGCTTGCTCTGGATGGAGAATCATGTTTGGATGTGTTGGAAGTCATAACGATGTCCCTGCTGTAACACATTTTAGGATGCTCAGGGCACTGACCCTTTCTAGGTGTGCATTTAATAGTCAGTGCAGGACTTTGCTGCCTCATTCTACACCCACCTCTTGTGTCCCCTCCTCACAGGAGAAGACCGAGGCTGAAAGGCAGAAGGTTTTGAGCACGTTTGAAGGGCTGCGTCTCTTCCTGGAGGACCAGGCACGTCACCTGCTGGCCCAGCTAGCGGAGCTGGAGAGGGCCatagaaaaaatacaggaagaaaacatcACCAACCTGACAAAGGAGATCTCGCACCTGGACACCCTGATCCAGGAGTTGGAGGAGAAGTGCCAGGAGCCAGCAAGTAAATTTCTGCAGGTGAGGAACTATTAAATAGAGCTTGGCTAACACAACCTGGCTCTGGGTATTGACCCATGATGTGGCTAAACCTGGTTGTGCTTGCTCCAAAGCTGCCGGGgtttcattaatattttgctGCCAAGATGCATTCCCTGATTTTCTTATCCCTTCTCTCTCTTCCAGGACATCAGAGGCACCTTGAGCAGGTATGGATGGGGTTTTCTGAGCTTCTTCTCTCATCCCCCAAGATCGGGAAGGGGTTGGACCTTGTGTTGAGCAGGACAGGCACAGGTTTGGTTTCATGGACTGTGGTTGAGAGCTGAGGTGTCACTACCCATCACAGAATATACAACATGTTTCTTAAAGCCTGCACCAGCTCCTCTGAGCTATGGGTgtgcacaaaatattttctggtgTCTCTCAGAGATGCGTCCTGacctctccttcctctccctcttcctctaggtttggaaaggaaaacttCCAGCAGCCCACGTTGCTTCTTCCagagctggaaaataaaatcagtcacttcagggagaaaaatattgctCTAGAGGAGACTCTGAGGAACTTCAAAGGTATTGAGCAAGGATAGGGATAGGAAGATGGAGCAATGTCTGTGGGAGCACAAATTGCATCCGTTTAGAGCGTAAATCATATTTATTGGAATCGGTGGGGTGAATTGTGATGGACTTTTTGGAGATGAGACACTGGTTGGGCAAACGCCAGGTgctcttcaggctgcttctataACAGGAATCCTGGCTGCCTGCCTTTGTAGAGTTGCCCAACCTTTTCCaagtgagaaatgtgagatCCAGCTGGCTCCACCTGCACTGTGATGTGGATCTATGCTGAGATACCCCCCTAAAACTGCCTCTGTGCTGGGAGGAAGCCTTCAGAAAAAATAGAGCACAAAGCTGGGGGGAGGTCCTGGTCCCTGGCAAGGACACCCAAAGGTCCTGGATTGCATTTACACTTCAGTGTGAACATCAGCATCTTCTCCCATACACAAACTCAACACTCCTTCCCACTTTGATTCAGAAAGCTCTAGCTGAAAACCAactcaaattaatttttaattttagcttcCAGGCAACTCTGCTCCCCAGCATGTGGTGGATAGTGGCTTGTCATTTCTTTGGGGGCaacctgcttttaaaatgattttgaaatccCTGGTTGGGGGAATAGCATAGAAAATAGTCCTAATCCTAaacttttctcatttccttttggTCTTCTTGGGCTGTGTACCACATTTCTTCCATCTCCCTGCAGACATCTCACACAAGGTGTGATCTGAGCAGGGCAGAACAACCTCTCTGCTTTCATATTCACACTGATACCAGCATGTTATATCAAATAGATAatgtctctctttctcctttctgttttagACATCCTGATGTTTGAGCTGCCTGAAAAGAGTAAGTCCGAGTCTCCTGGAGCTGAGGGAGTGGGAAAACCCTAGGGAAGGCTGAGCCCAGCATGGGATGGGCCATGAGTTGGAGGCTCATTTGGGGAAGATGCCTCTGTGTCTGAATGACAAAatgagagggaggggggaaaacaTCATAAGGAGTCGGGGAAGCACCATAAAGAGTCAGGGAATCCTCACCACAAGCTGTTGACAGATTCATTTCTCTCAATGTTAAGTTACGTGAAGGCCAACTCTGTTCCTCATACCTGTATGTTCAGGGACCAAATGCCCAGTTTGGCATTTTTTGAGCCAAAAAGTCTCCTGTGCTTGGGGTTTACTCTCTTAGTCATTGGTAAGCTTCTGATGTTTACCTGGGTCCTGTGGAATAGGGAAAGCAACCAACATCAGAAAGGGGTAGAGCATCCCAAGGGATGGGGTGAATGATGCTGCAGGAcctccctgctcagccccagcagcaaggcagagcCTGGAGCCATGGGGAAATGTTTTGGTTTCCTTTTCCAGTGAATGTGACCCTGGATCCAGCCACAGCTCACCCCCAGCTTGCCGTGTCGGAGGACAGGAGGAGCGTGAAGTGGGAAGATGCCCAGCAGGACGCATCCGATGAGGGATTTGGCCCCGATCCTTCTGTTCTGGGCTGCGAGGGCATCACCTCGGGGAGATGCTGCTGGGAGGTGGAGGTGACACCCAAAGGCTCCTGGGCTGTTGGTGTGGCCAGGGAGTCTTTGAAGAGGCGAGAAGAGACCCCTGTGAGCCCTGAGATTGAACTGTGGTCTATGGGTCTGTGTGAGGACCAGTTTTGGGCTCTCACCTCCTTTGAGCGCACGCCGTTATCCCAAATCCAGGTCCCTAGAAGGGTCCGGATCACCCTGGACTATGAGAGGGGTCAGGTGGCGTTTTTTGATGTCGATAGGAAGGCCTTGATCTTCA from Anas platyrhynchos isolate ZD024472 breed Pekin duck chromosome 17, IASCAAS_PekinDuck_T2T, whole genome shotgun sequence includes the following:
- the LOC101791534 gene encoding zinc finger protein RFP, with protein sequence MAAPSPVPKLPSEASCPICLEYFRDPVSIHCGHNFCRACITRCWEWSTANFSCPQCKETAPERSFRPSRELARVLEIAKRLSLQAARGDVVEEEGCERHREPLNIFCKDDETFICVICRESRLHRAHTMLPVQEAVQEYKGQIQAHLQTLKEDRDRLLGFREAEMRRNWEYLEKTEAERQKVLSTFEGLRLFLEDQARHLLAQLAELERAIEKIQEENITNLTKEISHLDTLIQELEEKCQEPASKFLQDIRGTLSRFGKENFQQPTLLLPELENKISHFREKNIALEETLRNFKDILMFELPEKMNVTLDPATAHPQLAVSEDRRSVKWEDAQQDASDEGFGPDPSVLGCEGITSGRCCWEVEVTPKGSWAVGVARESLKRREETPVSPEIELWSMGLCEDQFWALTSFERTPLSQIQVPRRVRITLDYERGQVAFFDVDRKALIFIFSAASFKGESVHPWFLVWSEGSRITLCP